A region of Nitrospirota bacterium DNA encodes the following proteins:
- a CDS encoding DUF4212 domain-containing protein, protein MAKELAGLDKQKLKDYWSYNVKLTSITMIIWFVVTYVAIFFAPELDKIVIFGFPFGYYMGAQGSLIVFVILIFNYSNKMNKADVDYGVQEEEE, encoded by the coding sequence ATGGCAAAGGAATTAGCAGGATTAGACAAACAGAAGCTAAAAGATTACTGGAGTTACAACGTAAAACTTACCAGCATAACGATGATCATTTGGTTTGTGGTGACGTACGTAGCGATCTTCTTTGCACCTGAGCTGGACAAGATCGTGATTTTCGGTTTCCCGTTTGGGTACTACATGGGTGCTCAGGGTTCGCTGATCGTCTTCGTTATTCTTATCTTTAACTACTCGAATAAGATGAATAAAGCGGACGTAGACTACGGAGTACAAGAGGAGGAAGAATAA
- a CDS encoding cyclic nucleotide-binding/CBS domain-containing protein, which produces MAVIQEEIIEFLGKVPPFQFLDGAALKSIAQNVSMDYYPKGMVIMKQNEPASEHLRIIKKGGVKVFITSEDGDEVVIDYRGEGDTFGFLSLIGKDKVRANIVAVDDTICYLLDKDNAQKIMNSQPVFTEYFLKSHLTKYIDRTYSEMHNKSMMYGGSDRILFTSQVGDIAIRDVVSVKEDATIQEAALIMCQNKVSSLVIYDENDFPRGVVTDRDLREKVVAKNRSVADQVKNIMSLPLIRVDATDYCFEAVLKMIKYNIHHVLVVRDGVLKGVITNHDLMLLQGTSPLSFAKDIENQHTLEGLEPLATKLNKIIGLLLKEGAKASNITKIISELNDRLVKKVLEIAEKKFGAPPVSYCWVAYGSEGRKEQTFKTDQDNAIIYADPKTPEQEEAAKKYFAEFAVFVRDGLIKSGFPPCEANYMASNPQWCQPISVWKKYFLGWIQHPNPEALLRSVIFFDFRGLYGNLSLAGELREYLIRNLKDQNIFFARIASLILKNRPPLGFFRSFTVNKEGEHKDQLNLKLSGIGPLVDLIRLFALESGIHETSSMERLHAMKESHPIAIELGDEIEQAFEFINLLRIHHQLDQMERKVPLDNFINPTKLSNLEKKSLKESFQLILRIQDGIAEIYRAGMVGG; this is translated from the coding sequence TTGGCAGTGATACAGGAAGAGATAATAGAGTTTCTCGGTAAGGTGCCTCCTTTTCAATTTCTTGATGGGGCCGCGCTGAAGAGTATTGCGCAAAATGTTTCTATGGACTATTACCCAAAGGGTATGGTTATCATGAAGCAGAATGAGCCTGCCAGTGAGCACCTCAGAATTATCAAGAAGGGCGGGGTTAAGGTCTTTATAACCTCTGAGGATGGCGACGAGGTTGTGATCGATTATCGGGGCGAGGGCGATACCTTCGGCTTTCTCTCGCTCATCGGCAAGGACAAGGTCAGGGCAAACATTGTGGCCGTTGACGATACGATCTGCTATCTGCTTGATAAGGACAACGCCCAAAAGATCATGAACAGCCAGCCGGTATTTACGGAATATTTTCTCAAATCCCACCTCACTAAATATATAGACAGAACATACAGCGAGATGCATAACAAGAGCATGATGTATGGCGGCTCCGACCGCATCCTCTTCACATCCCAGGTCGGCGACATAGCCATCAGGGACGTTGTATCGGTAAAAGAGGATGCCACCATTCAGGAAGCTGCCCTGATCATGTGCCAGAACAAGGTGAGCTCTCTGGTTATTTACGATGAGAACGATTTCCCCAGAGGGGTAGTTACGGACCGTGATCTGAGGGAAAAGGTCGTTGCAAAGAACAGGTCTGTTGCAGATCAGGTAAAGAATATCATGAGTCTGCCTCTCATACGGGTCGATGCCACTGACTACTGTTTTGAGGCAGTCCTGAAGATGATCAAATACAATATCCATCATGTCCTGGTCGTCAGGGACGGCGTGCTCAAGGGAGTTATCACGAACCACGATCTCATGCTCCTTCAGGGCACCTCACCCCTCTCTTTTGCAAAGGACATCGAAAACCAGCATACGCTTGAAGGTCTTGAACCGCTTGCGACCAAACTGAACAAGATCATCGGCCTGCTCCTGAAAGAGGGAGCAAAGGCGAGCAATATCACCAAGATCATCAGCGAGCTGAACGACAGGCTGGTGAAGAAGGTCCTTGAGATAGCAGAGAAGAAGTTTGGTGCACCGCCGGTCTCATACTGCTGGGTTGCCTACGGAAGCGAGGGAAGGAAAGAGCAGACCTTCAAGACTGACCAGGACAATGCGATCATCTATGCTGACCCGAAGACGCCTGAACAGGAAGAGGCTGCAAAGAAATACTTTGCCGAATTTGCGGTCTTTGTCCGTGACGGACTCATAAAGTCCGGTTTTCCACCCTGCGAAGCGAATTACATGGCTTCCAATCCTCAGTGGTGTCAGCCGATCAGCGTATGGAAAAAATATTTTCTGGGCTGGATACAGCATCCGAATCCTGAGGCGCTGCTCCGTTCCGTGATATTTTTTGACTTCAGGGGACTGTACGGCAACCTCAGTCTTGCCGGAGAACTGCGGGAATATCTCATACGAAATCTTAAGGATCAGAATATTTTCTTCGCACGGATCGCCAGTCTTATACTGAAAAACAGGCCCCCTCTCGGCTTTTTCAGGTCTTTTACGGTCAACAAGGAAGGTGAACATAAGGACCAGCTGAATCTCAAGCTGAGCGGCATAGGGCCTTTGGTTGATCTCATTCGTCTGTTCGCCCTTGAGTCCGGCATTCATGAAACCTCAAGCATGGAGCGTCTTCATGCCATGAAAGAGTCACATCCCATTGCGATCGAACTGGGCGACGAGATAGAGCAGGCATTTGAATTCATCAATCTGCTGAGGATCCATCATCAGCTTGATCAGATGGAGAGAAAGGTGCCGCTGGACAACTTTATCAACCCGACGAAACTTTCGAATCTTGAGAAGAAGTCGCTGAAGGAATCCTTTCAGCTCATTCTCAGGATACAGGACGGCATAGCAGAGATTTACCGTGCAGGCATGGTGGGCGGCTGA
- a CDS encoding 3'-5' exonuclease, protein MFSLFRKSSGGLLAASGIDMSMPLDSAPYVVMDTELTGLDFRKDSIVSVGALRMTGTRIELGRSFYEVVRPSTELTSKSIVIHEITHSETEQKPGIEGIMESFLRFCEGAVIVGHFISLDLRFLAKEMKRIGYGSLKNPAVDTCVLHEWMSQNRGDLSSKYFNDAESKDLFALAKKFQVPVHGAHNALMDAYVTAQLFQRFINMLITLGVRTLRDLLRIGKP, encoded by the coding sequence ATGTTCAGTTTATTCAGGAAATCCAGCGGAGGTCTTCTTGCCGCATCCGGGATTGACATGTCCATGCCCCTGGATTCTGCTCCCTATGTGGTGATGGATACGGAACTGACCGGTCTGGACTTCCGTAAAGATTCTATTGTCTCTGTCGGGGCCTTGAGGATGACCGGCACCAGGATAGAACTGGGCAGGTCCTTCTATGAAGTAGTAAGGCCCAGCACCGAGCTCACCTCAAAAAGCATAGTGATCCATGAGATCACCCACTCTGAGACCGAACAGAAGCCAGGGATCGAGGGGATCATGGAGAGTTTTCTCAGGTTTTGCGAGGGAGCTGTGATCGTGGGCCATTTCATCTCTCTCGATCTGAGGTTTCTGGCAAAGGAGATGAAACGGATCGGGTACGGTTCCCTCAAGAACCCTGCTGTAGATACCTGCGTTCTTCATGAATGGATGAGCCAGAACAGGGGTGATCTCAGCAGTAAGTATTTTAACGATGCAGAGAGCAAGGACCTTTTTGCTCTTGCAAAGAAGTTCCAGGTTCCGGTACACGGTGCGCATAATGCGCTTATGGACGCATATGTTACTGCACAGCTTTTTCAGCGCTTTATCAACATGCTCATAACGCTTGGAGTCAGGACGCTCAGAGATCTTCTGAGGATCGGGAAACCTTAA